One Myxococcota bacterium DNA segment encodes these proteins:
- a CDS encoding CoA transferase subunit A: MNKIYPNAGAALFDLFDGASIMSGGFGLSGLAEHAISAIKDSGKKELTIISNNCGNQHQGLAILLQSGQVKKVICSYVGGNPDLEQQMLAGRLDVELNPQGTFAERIRAGGAGIGGFFTPTGVGTVVAEGKEQRLLDGRQMIFEKALKADYAIIRAKTADAYGNLRFYRTSRNFSPIMAMAASICVVEAEEIVPVGTLDPDDIHLPGIFVKRLFEAKDHQNVIEHRMVS; the protein is encoded by the coding sequence CTGAACAAAATCTACCCAAATGCCGGCGCCGCTTTATTCGACTTATTCGATGGTGCTAGCATTATGAGCGGTGGGTTTGGGCTGTCAGGCCTTGCTGAACATGCCATTTCAGCGATTAAAGACTCAGGCAAAAAAGAGCTTACCATTATCAGCAATAATTGCGGCAACCAGCACCAAGGGTTAGCCATTTTGCTTCAAAGCGGGCAAGTTAAAAAAGTAATTTGTTCTTATGTGGGTGGCAATCCAGACCTGGAACAGCAAATGCTGGCCGGTCGATTAGACGTTGAATTAAATCCACAAGGCACTTTTGCAGAACGCATCCGGGCTGGCGGCGCCGGTATTGGCGGGTTTTTCACTCCAACAGGTGTAGGCACTGTCGTTGCCGAGGGCAAAGAACAGCGGCTGTTAGACGGCAGGCAAATGATTTTTGAAAAGGCTCTCAAAGCAGACTATGCGATTATTAGAGCCAAGACAGCTGATGCCTATGGCAATCTCCGATTTTATCGTACCTCCAGGAACTTTTCTCCCATCATGGCCATGGCAGCTAGTATTTGCGTTGTAGAAGCTGAGGAGATTGTGCCGGTCGGTACTTTAGATCCCGATGATATCCACTTGCCTGGGATTTTCGTCAAAAGGCTATTTGAAGCCAAAGACCATCAAAATGTAATCGAGCACAGGATGGTATCGTGA